The Ramlibacter sp. PS4R-6 nucleotide sequence TGAAGGTGGAGCAACTGGTCGAGGCCATCGCCAAGCTCGACGCCAAGGACGCGCTGCAATGCCGCCTGACGGTGGACGAGTGGAAGTCGCTCGCGCCCTACCTGTCGGTGCGTTTCCTGCGCCCGGGCGACCCGCTGATGGAAGAAGGCGACTGCGAGCGCGAGTTCTTCATCCTGGCCGACGGCGAACTCGAAGTGAGCGTCGCCGGCAATGTGATCGCCACGCTGATGCCCGGCACCGTGGTCGGCGAAGGCACCTTCTTCTCGGGCCAGCCGCGCAGCGCCACCGTCACGCCATCGACGCCCGGCGTCGCGTGGAGCCTGCACTGGGACAAGTTCGACGCCATGAGCGACAAGCAGCCCAAGCTGGCGATCCACCTCGTCAAGGGGCTGGCGGCCGTGCTCGCCGTGCGCATGCGCGAAGCCCTGCTGGTCGGGCACTTCGCCTAGCCGCGCAACAGCCTCTCTTCGGCCATCGCCAGCGTCTCGGGCCGGCCCGAGAGCACCAGCGTGTCGCCATCGGCCAGCGGCGAGCCGTCGTCGGGCTGCAAGGCCTTGCCGTCGGGGCCGCGGCGGCTGACGATGCGCACGCCGATGGCGTTCAAGGCCAGCTGGTCGAGCGCGCGGCCCACCGCGCCCGCCTCGGGCGGCAGCGTCACCGTGGACAGGCGCTCCTGTTCGATCTCGTCGGCGGTGTCGTCGTCGGCGCCGTGGAAGTAGCCGCGCAGCAGGCTGTACCGCGCATCGCGCTGGTCCTGCACGATGCGGATCACGCGGCGCATGGGCACGCCCACCAGCGCCAGGGCGTGGCTGGCCAGCATCAGCGAGCCTTCGAGCAATTCGGGCACCACCTC carries:
- a CDS encoding Crp/Fnr family transcriptional regulator, whose translation is MKVEQLVEAIAKLDAKDALQCRLTVDEWKSLAPYLSVRFLRPGDPLMEEGDCEREFFILADGELEVSVAGNVIATLMPGTVVGEGTFFSGQPRSATVTPSTPGVAWSLHWDKFDAMSDKQPKLAIHLVKGLAAVLAVRMREALLVGHFA